A genomic window from Rhizobium sp. 007 includes:
- a CDS encoding folate-binding protein YgfZ, translating to MPAVFLKDRALIRVSGAEAFLHNLITTDIVSLSASEARPGALLTPQGKILFDFMIWRDGADFIIETDAGQRDALLKRLAMYKLHAAVTLEPVEEQGVTVSWDEVAAEGVADSRFAKAGEVLLRCRGNHGTADAMLYDALRAAHGVAISGVDFALQDAFPHDVLLDLNGGLSFRKGCYVGQEVVSRMQHRGTARRRVVSVSADADLPATGTEITAAGKPVGALGTVVGKNGLAIVRIDRVGEAIASGISLLAGETTVSLRLPPWSGLTFPASADEASA from the coding sequence ATGCCAGCCGTCTTTCTGAAGGATCGCGCGCTTATCCGCGTCAGCGGGGCCGAAGCCTTTCTGCACAATCTCATTACGACCGACATCGTCTCGCTTTCCGCAAGCGAAGCCCGGCCGGGCGCGCTGCTGACGCCGCAGGGCAAGATCCTGTTCGACTTCATGATCTGGCGCGACGGTGCCGATTTCATCATCGAGACGGACGCCGGCCAGCGGGATGCGCTCTTGAAGCGGCTGGCCATGTACAAACTGCACGCCGCTGTGACACTTGAACCGGTCGAAGAGCAAGGCGTTACCGTGTCCTGGGACGAAGTGGCCGCGGAAGGCGTGGCCGACAGCCGCTTTGCGAAGGCCGGGGAGGTGCTTCTGCGCTGCCGCGGCAATCATGGCACGGCGGATGCCATGCTTTATGATGCCCTGCGCGCCGCGCACGGCGTTGCGATTTCCGGTGTGGATTTCGCCCTCCAGGACGCGTTTCCGCATGACGTGCTGCTGGATCTGAACGGTGGTCTTTCCTTCAGAAAGGGATGCTATGTCGGTCAGGAGGTGGTTTCCCGTATGCAGCATCGCGGCACCGCGCGCCGGCGTGTCGTATCAGTCAGCGCCGATGCCGATCTGCCCGCCACAGGGACCGAGATCACCGCTGCCGGAAAGCCGGTCGGCGCTTTGGGCACCGTCGTCGGCAAAAATGGGCTTGCGATCGTCCGCATCGATCGCGTCGGCGAAGCCATCGCAAGCGGTATTTCGCTGCTGGCGGGAGAGACGACCGTTTCGCTAAGACTGCCGCCCTGGTCCGGCCTCACCTTCCCTGCGAGCGCCGACGAGGCGAGCGCGTGA
- the pssA gene encoding CDP-diacylglycerol--serine O-phosphatidyltransferase has translation METPFPPFEPNGPNDAARGPRLREIPLRLVVPNLITILAICAGLTGIRLAFESRYELAVIMVLLAAFLDGIDGRIARLMKATSKFGAQMDSLADIVNFGVAPALVVYVFALDSARSIGWIAALIYAIAAGLRLARFNVMAERENRAPWQSEYFVGVPAPAGAMLVLLPVYLGFLGLTEDRTFAYISSAYTVLIAFLLISRLPVWSGKSEGSRLRRDLVLPLMLGVVLYVALLMSFTWEVMVFTVIVYLLSLPFGARKWRLKYGTLTIEEPGDGDDDIGRHI, from the coding sequence ATGGAGACGCCTTTTCCGCCCTTCGAACCGAACGGCCCGAACGATGCCGCGCGCGGTCCGCGGCTCCGCGAAATTCCGCTACGCCTCGTCGTTCCCAATCTCATCACGATTCTGGCGATCTGCGCGGGCCTCACCGGCATCCGCCTCGCTTTCGAGAGCCGCTACGAGCTGGCGGTGATAATGGTGCTGCTGGCCGCCTTTCTCGACGGTATCGACGGGCGCATCGCCCGCCTGATGAAAGCAACCTCCAAGTTCGGCGCGCAGATGGATTCGCTCGCCGACATCGTCAATTTCGGTGTCGCGCCCGCTCTCGTCGTCTATGTCTTCGCGCTGGACAGCGCGCGCTCCATCGGCTGGATCGCCGCGCTGATCTATGCGATCGCCGCAGGCCTCCGCCTCGCCCGCTTCAACGTCATGGCGGAACGGGAAAACCGCGCGCCCTGGCAATCCGAATATTTCGTCGGCGTGCCTGCGCCCGCCGGTGCCATGCTGGTGCTGCTGCCCGTCTATCTCGGCTTCCTCGGCCTCACCGAAGACCGCACCTTCGCCTATATCTCTTCGGCCTATACGGTTCTGATCGCTTTCCTGCTCATCAGCCGCCTGCCTGTCTGGTCCGGCAAGTCCGAAGGCAGCCGCTTACGGCGCGATCTGGTGCTGCCGCTGATGCTCGGCGTCGTGCTCTATGTCGCTCTCCTGATGAGCTTTACCTGGGAGGTCATGGTGTTCACCGTCATCGTCTACCTGCTGTCGCTGCCCTTCGGAGCACGTAAGTGGCGATTGAAGTACGGCACGCTCACGATCGAAGAACCGGGCGACGGCGACGACGATATCGGCCGCCACATCTGA
- a CDS encoding YnfA family protein, with amino-acid sequence MTYIIYVFAALFEIAGCFAFWAWLRLGKPIGWLAPGMVSLALFAWLLTLVPSEAAGRTFAAYGGIYIVASLVWLWLAENRVPDRWDIGGAAVCLAGTAIILFGPRS; translated from the coding sequence CTGACCTATATCATCTACGTTTTTGCAGCACTCTTCGAAATCGCGGGCTGCTTTGCCTTCTGGGCCTGGTTGAGGCTGGGCAAGCCGATTGGCTGGCTCGCGCCGGGCATGGTCTCGCTTGCCCTCTTCGCCTGGCTTCTGACGCTGGTGCCGAGCGAGGCGGCCGGGCGCACCTTCGCGGCCTATGGCGGCATTTACATCGTCGCATCGCTTGTCTGGCTGTGGCTTGCAGAAAACCGTGTTCCGGACCGTTGGGATATCGGCGGGGCGGCCGTCTGCCTTGCCGGAACGGCGATCATTCTCTTCGGGCCGCGTAGCTAG
- a CDS encoding phosphatidylserine decarboxylase produces MLPQDFFYNQRERKSARRPASMSLLNTVRNTIVPVHKEGYVFVAAFFVASLILGWIFEPLFWVGLVLTLWCAYFFRDPERMTPQDDDLVISPADGKVSSIQMVTPPAELNLGNEPMLRISVFMNVFNCHVNRAPMRGRVVSINYRSGSFVNAELDKASEDNERNGLVIETVHGQIGVVQIAGLVARRILCWANNNEPLDAGERFGIIRFGSRLDVFLPAGAAARVSLGQTAIAGETVLAEFGSAKGPVISRRS; encoded by the coding sequence TTGCTCCCGCAGGACTTTTTCTATAACCAGCGGGAACGAAAAAGCGCGAGGAGACCAGCGTCGATGAGCTTGCTCAATACCGTTCGAAACACCATCGTTCCGGTGCACAAGGAAGGCTATGTATTCGTCGCCGCGTTCTTCGTAGCTTCGCTGATCCTTGGCTGGATATTCGAGCCGCTCTTTTGGGTCGGCCTCGTCCTGACCCTCTGGTGCGCTTACTTCTTCCGCGATCCCGAGCGCATGACACCGCAGGATGATGACCTGGTGATCTCGCCGGCCGACGGCAAGGTCTCTTCGATCCAGATGGTAACGCCGCCCGCCGAGCTGAACCTAGGCAACGAACCGATGCTGCGCATCTCCGTCTTCATGAACGTCTTCAACTGCCATGTAAACCGCGCGCCGATGCGCGGCCGCGTCGTGAGCATCAACTACCGGTCTGGCAGCTTCGTGAATGCCGAGCTCGACAAGGCCAGCGAAGACAACGAGCGCAACGGGCTGGTGATCGAGACCGTCCACGGCCAGATCGGCGTCGTGCAGATCGCCGGCCTCGTCGCCCGCCGTATTCTGTGCTGGGCCAATAACAACGAGCCGCTGGATGCCGGCGAGCGTTTCGGCATTATCCGTTTCGGCTCCAGGCTCGACGTCTTCCTGCCGGCCGGCGCGGCAGCACGTGTTTCGCTCGGCCAGACGGCGATTGCCGGCGAAACGGTACTTGCTGAATTCGGCTCCGCCAAGGGACCCGTCATCAGCCGCCGCAGCTAG
- a CDS encoding ABC transporter ATP-binding protein/permease: protein MANGKTVSESNLLRTLFNLWPYMWPSGRTDLKMRVVWATVFLLVSKFVLLLVPYFFKWSTDALNGRVDLAGTLPPLLVGATVLVIAYNLTRLIQLGLNQLRDALFASVGQYAVRQLAYRTFVHIHELSLRFHLERKTGGLSRIIERGTKGIETIVRFTILNSVPTVIEFLLTAVIFWWGYGFSYLAVTAFTVWAYIWFTIRASDWRIAIRRTMNDSDTDANTKAIDSLLNFETVKYFGNEEMEARRFDRSMERYEKAATDVWTSLGWLNFGQGVIFGLGTTVMLLLSAFAVQRGEQTIGDFVFVNSMLLQLSVPLNFIGFVYREIRQGLTDIEQMFDLLDVTPEVTDAPDAAPLKIGQGAISFKDVHFSYDPVRPILRGISFEVPAGKTVAVVGPSGAGKSTLSRLLYRFYDIQSGAITVDGQDIRHVTQKSLRSAIGMVPQDTVLFNDTVAYNIRYGRPSAGDAEVKTAAEIAQIAHFIELLPEGFETKVGERGLKLSGGEKQRVAIARTILKAPPILILDEATSALDTTTEREIQAALDVVSKNRTTLVIAHRLSTVIGADEIIVLKSGEIAERGTHAALLEKNGLYASMWNRQREATQAEEHLKQVRESDDLGIVARLAPAS from the coding sequence ATGGCAAACGGCAAGACGGTTTCGGAATCCAACCTCCTGCGGACGCTCTTCAATCTTTGGCCCTACATGTGGCCTTCCGGACGGACGGACCTGAAGATGCGCGTCGTCTGGGCAACGGTCTTCCTGCTCGTCTCCAAGTTTGTGCTGCTGCTCGTTCCCTATTTCTTCAAATGGTCGACCGATGCCCTGAACGGCCGCGTGGATCTCGCCGGAACCCTGCCGCCGCTCCTCGTCGGCGCGACCGTACTGGTCATCGCCTATAACCTCACCCGCCTGATCCAGCTTGGCCTCAATCAACTGCGCGACGCACTCTTTGCAAGCGTCGGCCAATATGCGGTGCGCCAGCTCGCCTACCGGACTTTCGTGCATATCCACGAACTCTCGCTGCGTTTCCATCTGGAGCGCAAGACCGGCGGCTTGTCGCGGATCATCGAGCGCGGCACGAAGGGCATCGAGACGATCGTGCGCTTCACGATCCTGAACTCGGTTCCGACCGTCATCGAATTCCTGCTGACCGCCGTGATCTTCTGGTGGGGCTACGGTTTTTCCTATCTCGCAGTGACCGCCTTCACCGTCTGGGCCTATATCTGGTTCACGATCCGCGCGTCGGACTGGCGCATCGCCATCCGCCGGACGATGAACGACAGCGATACCGACGCCAACACCAAGGCGATCGATTCCCTCCTCAACTTCGAGACCGTCAAATACTTCGGCAACGAGGAGATGGAGGCCAGACGCTTCGACAGGTCGATGGAACGCTACGAGAAGGCAGCGACCGATGTCTGGACCTCGCTCGGCTGGCTGAACTTCGGCCAGGGCGTCATCTTCGGCCTCGGCACGACAGTCATGCTTTTGCTTTCAGCCTTTGCCGTCCAGCGCGGCGAGCAGACCATCGGCGACTTCGTCTTCGTCAATTCCATGCTGCTGCAGCTTTCCGTGCCGCTGAACTTCATCGGCTTCGTCTATCGCGAAATCCGCCAAGGACTTACGGATATAGAGCAGATGTTCGACCTGCTCGACGTGACGCCCGAGGTAACCGATGCGCCGGACGCCGCTCCGCTCAAGATCGGTCAGGGCGCGATCAGCTTCAAGGACGTGCATTTCTCCTACGATCCGGTGCGGCCGATCCTTAGGGGAATTTCCTTCGAAGTCCCGGCCGGCAAGACCGTCGCGGTCGTCGGCCCGTCCGGCGCCGGCAAATCGACGCTTTCGCGCCTACTCTACCGTTTCTACGACATCCAGAGCGGCGCGATCACAGTCGACGGCCAGGATATCCGCCATGTCACGCAAAAGAGCCTTCGCTCGGCGATCGGCATGGTTCCGCAAGATACCGTGCTCTTCAATGACACAGTCGCCTACAATATCCGCTATGGCCGCCCGTCGGCCGGCGATGCCGAGGTGAAGACGGCTGCGGAAATTGCCCAGATCGCGCATTTCATCGAGTTGCTGCCGGAGGGCTTCGAAACCAAGGTCGGCGAGCGCGGATTGAAGCTTTCGGGCGGGGAGAAACAGCGCGTCGCCATCGCCCGCACGATCCTGAAGGCGCCGCCGATCCTGATCCTCGACGAGGCGACCTCGGCGCTCGACACGACGACGGAGCGGGAAATCCAGGCGGCCCTCGACGTCGTTTCGAAGAACCGCACGACACTCGTCATCGCCCACCGCCTGTCGACCGTCATCGGCGCGGATGAGATTATCGTCTTGAAAAGCGGCGAGATCGCCGAGCGTGGAACGCATGCGGCGCTGCTCGAGAAAAATGGCCTCTATGCCTCGATGTGGAACCGCCAGCGCGAAGCAACGCAGGCGGAGGAACATCTGAAGCAAGTGCGCGAAAGCGACGACCTGGGCATAGTTGCCCGTCTCGCGCCGGCAAGCTGA
- a CDS encoding HD family hydrolase encodes MLSGRRLDLLDPSPLDVELSDIAHGLARVARWNGQTCGNHAFSVAQHCLVVEDIFRRFNHATPDDCMMALLHDAPEYVIGDMISPFKSVVGGGYKAVEKRLEAAVHLRFGLPPHPSRELKDKIKKADTIAAYFEATCLAGFTPVEARKFFGQPRGISKDMLLIEPLPALEAQRLFCERFEAIETMRRSAKP; translated from the coding sequence ATGCTGTCTGGCCGACGCCTGGATCTGCTCGACCCCTCGCCGCTCGATGTCGAGCTCAGCGATATCGCCCACGGCCTGGCGCGTGTCGCGCGTTGGAACGGCCAGACCTGCGGGAACCATGCCTTCTCCGTCGCCCAGCACTGCCTCGTCGTCGAGGACATTTTCCGGCGGTTCAACCATGCGACGCCGGACGATTGCATGATGGCGCTGCTGCACGATGCCCCGGAATATGTGATCGGCGACATGATCTCGCCGTTCAAGTCAGTCGTCGGCGGCGGCTATAAGGCCGTGGAGAAGCGTCTCGAGGCGGCGGTTCACCTGCGCTTCGGCCTGCCGCCGCACCCGTCACGGGAACTCAAGGATAAAATCAAGAAGGCCGATACGATCGCGGCCTATTTCGAGGCGACCTGCCTGGCCGGTTTCACGCCTGTCGAAGCCCGGAAATTCTTCGGCCAGCCGCGCGGCATCAGCAAGGACATGCTGTTGATCGAGCCGCTTCCGGCGCTGGAGGCACAGCGGCTCTTCTGCGAGCGCTTCGAGGCGATCGAGACGATGCGGAGGAGTGCGAAACCTTGA
- a CDS encoding TIGR02301 family protein, which produces MIPVRRVFLPLVVCAGSAIAAAAWAQDKAPPAVPEAVPAAPVVVPYDDKLSRLAEVIGSVHYLRTLCKAPGGSEWRSDMQKLLDSETKDEPQRKERLTAAFNRGYRAFASVYNDCTPSAIVAEERYRNEGATLATEITSRFGN; this is translated from the coding sequence ATGATTCCCGTGCGACGCGTTTTTCTGCCTCTCGTTGTCTGCGCCGGTTCGGCAATAGCGGCTGCGGCATGGGCGCAGGACAAGGCTCCGCCGGCGGTTCCCGAAGCCGTGCCGGCAGCGCCCGTGGTCGTGCCTTATGACGACAAGCTCTCGCGGCTGGCGGAGGTGATCGGCTCGGTCCACTACCTGCGCACGCTCTGCAAGGCGCCGGGCGGCAGCGAATGGCGAAGCGACATGCAAAAGCTGCTGGATTCGGAAACGAAAGACGAACCGCAGCGGAAGGAAAGGCTGACGGCGGCGTTCAACCGCGGCTACCGCGCTTTTGCTTCGGTCTACAACGATTGCACTCCATCAGCCATCGTGGCAGAAGAGCGCTACCGTAACGAAGGTGCAACACTCGCCACAGAAATTACCTCGCGCTTTGGAAATTAG
- a CDS encoding superoxide dismutase family protein gives MARIVTIAAFAVAATASMAFAQDKQTAVANFVGEDGKENGRATLTAAASGGVLIELEVSGLPSNRWVGFHVHEVGKCDPATHHESAGKHFNPTEAEHGILTAKGPHAGDMPNQFVDQHGVLRAQVFNGMATLDGKEDGVRGRALMIHANSDDYRSQPAGDAGARLACGVIE, from the coding sequence ATGGCAAGGATAGTCACAATCGCGGCATTCGCCGTTGCCGCAACGGCTTCGATGGCATTTGCGCAGGATAAGCAGACAGCGGTTGCAAATTTTGTCGGCGAGGACGGCAAGGAGAACGGCCGTGCGACGCTGACGGCTGCGGCCAGCGGCGGCGTACTAATCGAACTCGAGGTCTCCGGCCTTCCGTCAAACCGATGGGTGGGGTTCCATGTCCACGAAGTCGGCAAATGCGACCCGGCCACCCATCATGAATCGGCAGGCAAGCATTTCAATCCGACGGAGGCCGAGCACGGCATCCTGACAGCCAAGGGTCCGCATGCCGGCGATATGCCGAATCAATTTGTCGACCAACACGGCGTGCTGCGCGCCCAGGTCTTCAACGGCATGGCGACGCTTGACGGCAAGGAGGACGGCGTTCGCGGCCGTGCGCTGATGATCCACGCAAATTCGGATGACTATCGCAGTCAGCCGGCGGGCGATGCAGGCGCAAGGCTCGCTTGCGGCGTTATCGAATGA
- a CDS encoding mechanosensitive ion channel domain-containing protein: MEQATDVIAATRTALNEASALAVQYSFSILGAIILLIAGWVMASFVSRWAYEGMSRVRGIDETLARFFTNVLRYALLILVFVTVLAQFGVQTASIIAALGAAGLAIGLALQGTLQNIAAGIMLLILRPFRVGEYIETSSVSGTVREIGLFATEFKTFDGLYRLAPNSILWNTPITNYSREPTRQNELKISLAYEDDADAAMERLLGFAKADPRILKTPAPAVFIDSMSGATIGLTLRYWAKTGDWWGVSRDMIKRAKLAIDQAGHLIPLYGAEAQSGPTAVADAEMIAGEPAMPERKSRR; the protein is encoded by the coding sequence ATGGAGCAGGCAACGGACGTCATCGCGGCAACCCGCACCGCGCTCAACGAGGCAAGCGCACTTGCCGTGCAATACTCGTTCTCGATCCTCGGAGCGATTATCCTTCTGATCGCCGGCTGGGTCATGGCGAGCTTCGTGAGCCGTTGGGCCTATGAAGGCATGTCGCGGGTGCGTGGCATCGACGAAACGCTGGCGCGTTTCTTCACGAATGTCTTGCGCTATGCTCTGCTAATCCTCGTTTTTGTCACGGTTCTTGCCCAATTCGGCGTTCAGACGGCGTCGATCATCGCTGCTCTTGGCGCTGCGGGCCTGGCGATCGGCCTGGCGCTGCAGGGAACGCTGCAGAATATCGCGGCGGGCATCATGCTGCTCATCCTGCGCCCCTTCCGGGTCGGGGAATATATCGAGACGAGCAGCGTCTCGGGCACCGTTCGCGAGATCGGTCTCTTCGCCACGGAGTTCAAGACATTTGACGGGCTCTATCGGCTCGCTCCGAATTCGATCCTCTGGAACACGCCGATCACCAACTACAGCCGGGAACCAACGCGCCAGAACGAGTTGAAGATAAGCCTCGCCTATGAAGACGATGCCGATGCCGCCATGGAGCGATTGCTCGGCTTTGCCAAGGCCGACCCGCGCATCCTGAAAACGCCAGCCCCTGCCGTCTTCATCGACAGCATGAGCGGCGCAACGATCGGTCTCACGCTGCGCTATTGGGCCAAGACCGGGGACTGGTGGGGTGTGAGCCGCGACATGATCAAGCGTGCCAAGCTCGCCATCGATCAGGCCGGGCATCTCATTCCCCTATACGGCGCCGAAGCGCAGTCCGGGCCGACGGCGGTCGCCGATGCCGAAATGATAGCCGGAGAGCCTGCGATGCCAGAACGAAAAAGCCGCCGGTAG
- a CDS encoding SOS response-associated peptidase: MCGRYALTLTPEELKEILGLLELGDFPARYNIAPTQPILVVVSGEAQERGSNLPDRRAVLVRWGFTPSWVKDPKEFPLLINARAETAIGKASFRAAMRHRRVLVPASGFYEWHRPSKESGEKPQAYWIRPRRGGVVAFAGLMETWSSADGSEVDTGAILTTAANASIATIHDRMPVVIKPEDFARWLDCKTQEPRDVAGLMQPTDEDFFEAIPVADKVNKVANMGADLQTPLVVETPPKPPGKKAGDGQLSFF, translated from the coding sequence ATGTGCGGACGCTATGCCTTGACGCTGACCCCGGAGGAGTTGAAGGAGATACTTGGGCTGCTGGAGCTCGGGGACTTTCCCGCGCGCTACAATATCGCGCCGACGCAGCCGATCCTCGTCGTCGTTTCCGGCGAAGCGCAGGAGCGCGGCAGCAATCTTCCAGATCGCCGCGCCGTGCTGGTGCGCTGGGGTTTCACGCCGTCCTGGGTCAAGGATCCGAAGGAATTTCCGCTGCTCATCAATGCGCGGGCCGAAACCGCAATCGGCAAGGCATCCTTCCGCGCCGCGATGCGCCATCGCCGTGTGCTCGTCCCGGCTTCCGGCTTCTACGAATGGCATCGTCCCTCGAAAGAAAGCGGCGAGAAACCCCAGGCTTATTGGATCAGGCCCCGCCGCGGCGGCGTGGTTGCGTTCGCCGGCCTGATGGAGACCTGGTCGTCGGCCGACGGCTCGGAAGTCGATACGGGCGCGATCCTGACCACGGCCGCCAACGCTTCCATCGCAACGATCCATGACCGCATGCCGGTCGTCATCAAGCCGGAGGATTTCGCCCGCTGGCTCGACTGCAAGACGCAGGAACCGCGCGACGTCGCCGGTCTGATGCAGCCGACGGACGAGGATTTCTTCGAAGCCATCCCCGTCGCAGACAAGGTCAACAAGGTCGCCAACATGGGAGCCGACCTGCAGACGCCCCTGGTGGTCGAGACGCCGCCGAAACCGCCCGGCAAGAAAGCTGGCGACGGCCAGCTCAGCTTCTTTTAA
- a CDS encoding tyrosine phosphatase family protein, with product MTRIVVSPLFRIAEMAVRHGAREMISLMAKEQAFHRPGVIAADRHLLLYMNDIAFKGTGNLVAPEEAHVRQLIDFAAAWDQRSPLLIHCWMGVSRSPAAALIAALSLAPDQDEMALAKRLRSASPYATPNARIVEIGDVLLQRKGRLVDAVRAIGRGADADGNAPFVFSVTTEFDG from the coding sequence TTGACGAGGATCGTCGTCTCGCCGCTTTTCCGGATCGCCGAAATGGCGGTGCGCCACGGGGCGCGGGAAATGATCAGCCTGATGGCAAAGGAACAGGCCTTCCACCGGCCCGGCGTGATTGCCGCCGACCGCCACCTGCTCCTGTACATGAACGACATCGCCTTCAAGGGAACAGGAAATCTCGTCGCACCTGAGGAGGCGCATGTGCGCCAGCTGATCGATTTTGCCGCCGCCTGGGATCAGCGCTCGCCTCTGCTGATCCATTGCTGGATGGGAGTTTCCCGCTCCCCCGCCGCCGCCCTGATCGCCGCGCTTTCGCTTGCGCCGGACCAGGACGAGATGGCGCTGGCAAAGCGCCTGCGCAGCGCCTCGCCCTATGCGACGCCCAATGCCCGAATCGTCGAAATCGGCGATGTGCTGCTCCAAAGGAAGGGCCGTCTGGTGGATGCCGTCCGCGCCATCGGACGCGGTGCTGATGCCGATGGCAATGCGCCTTTCGTGTTCTCGGTGACGACAGAATTTGACGGTTGA
- a CDS encoding NUDIX domain-containing protein, translating to MTSEPRAASSAILERDGRFLLVLRRNPPSADMYAFPGGRAEDGETPDQTALREFEEETGIRAYSPQLFASYDLTAHAADGSVSSHFLLSVFTVEADGDAVAVASDDAAALGWYTVEEIRRLPVPQSVLECAERLSVQQ from the coding sequence ATGACTTCAGAACCAAGAGCAGCGTCTTCAGCGATCCTCGAGCGCGACGGCCGCTTTCTCCTCGTGCTCCGCCGCAACCCGCCGTCTGCGGATATGTACGCCTTTCCCGGCGGCCGGGCGGAGGATGGCGAGACGCCTGATCAAACGGCGCTGCGCGAATTTGAGGAGGAGACCGGCATCCGCGCCTATAGTCCGCAGCTCTTTGCGTCCTACGACCTGACGGCCCATGCCGCCGACGGCAGCGTCAGCAGCCACTTTCTCCTTTCGGTCTTCACCGTGGAGGCTGACGGGGACGCGGTGGCGGTGGCGTCGGACGACGCAGCGGCTCTCGGCTGGTACACCGTCGAGGAAATCCGCCGCTTGCCGGTGCCGCAGTCGGTGCTTGAATGTGCCGAACGGCTCTCCGTGCAACAATAA